A window of Paenibacillus antri genomic DNA:
GGCGATTCAGCTCGGGGCCGCCGGGTATTTGCTCAAGCCGGTGGACGATCGCGAGTTGAACGACATGCTGATCGAGCTCGCCGGGAAGATCGAGAGAGAGCGGCATCAGCGGGCGTCGCTATCGGAAACGTTGTCGCTCGTGAACCAGGAGCTGGTGCTGCGCTGGTTCCACGAAGGGACGCCGGAGCAGATCGACTCGCATGTCCGCGGCTTGTTGACGCCGGTCGCGTCGGGCGGCTCGGCCGTCGCGCTCGTCGAGGTCGACGATCTGGCCTGGAAGCTGGAAGGCATGGACGAGGGAGAACGGCACGCCTTCATCGGGAAGGTCGCCGATTACATCCGCGGCTTCGCGAGAGACAACTCGTTGGGGACGGTCATCGCGGGCCGCGATCACCGGTTCGTCGTGCTGACGACGCCGCCGGAGGACGAAGCCAAGGCGCTGTTGGAACGGTTGATACAATCGTTCTATCAGTCGTTCGCCTTCTCGATCACGGTCGGGACGGGGAAATATACGACCCAAGTCGACGAGCTTCATCATTCCTATCGGCAGGCGAAGGCGGCGCTCGGCATCAAGTGGATCGTCGGGAAAAATCGGCTGATCCAAGACGCCTCCGTCTGGTCCCCGAAGGCCAAGATGGCCCCCGACGTGGAAGAGGTCGTCGATCGGATGCTGCAAGCCATGCTGGAATACGACCTCGTGACCGTCGACGATTGCCTGCTCGAGCTGTTCGGCGGGGACAGCCCGTTGTCCCGAAAGAACGAAATTTACGACCTGATCATTCGGATCAATTCCAAGCTTCATGCGGAGCTGCAGCAGATGAACGAGCATCTGTACGACATCTTGAAGTGGGAGAGCCATCAGCCCCTCATCCTCTTCCAGTTCGAAACCGTACACGACATCATCTCCTGGCTTCGAAGGAGATTCTTCGAGTTGTCCGAGCTGCTGTACTTGAAGAGACAGAAGCAGAAGCGCGGGTTGATCCATAAAATTACGGAATACGTGAAGGAGCGTTTGGATCAGAAAATTACGCTGAACGAAGTCGCCGCGCACTTCGGATTCACTCCGAATTATTTGGGCCATCTGTTCAAGGCGGAAACGAATCAATTGTTCAGCGACTTCCTGAACGAGCTGCGGATGAAACGGGTATGCGAGCTCCTGCAAGACCCGACGAAGAAAATTTACGAAATCGCCGATCAGGTCGGCTATAAGAACATTATTTATTTCAACAGGCAGTTTAAGCAATACGCGGGCGTCTCGCCCGGAGAGTATCGGAAGAAGAATAAAATGTGACGCGGCGCCGGGATCAGAACCGGCGTCTTTTTTATAAAGGAGTCGAAGGGAGAATCGTTGAATTCGTATTACTTTTCGTTGTTCCCCTTAATTATTTCGCAGCCGAAAACTTTCTATAATTAAGATACACATAGAGAGAAGAGAGGGATCAAGAATGAGACTGCGCAGGTTCTGGGATGACTTGGCAAGGTACAAGATCCTCTTGCTGATGTTGGCACCGGCCGTTCTTTTCTACCTGATATTCGCGTATCTCCCGATGGCGGGGATTGTAATCGCATTCAAGCGTTACGACTATATCGGGGGGATTTTCGGAAGCGCCTGGAACGGCTTGGACAACTTCCGGTTTTTCTTCGAATCCGGGGATGCCTGGAGGGTAACGCGAAATACGGCGTTGTACAA
This region includes:
- a CDS encoding response regulator — translated: MDITILLVDDEAVDLEWLRRRVAGNEQVVFQSVTTASSGFEALKIMEQQSIDVVLSDIRMPIMSGMEFVRKAKEVNPQVQVVFISGHQDFGFAKEAIQLGAAGYLLKPVDDRELNDMLIELAGKIERERHQRASLSETLSLVNQELVLRWFHEGTPEQIDSHVRGLLTPVASGGSAVALVEVDDLAWKLEGMDEGERHAFIGKVADYIRGFARDNSLGTVIAGRDHRFVVLTTPPEDEAKALLERLIQSFYQSFAFSITVGTGKYTTQVDELHHSYRQAKAALGIKWIVGKNRLIQDASVWSPKAKMAPDVEEVVDRMLQAMLEYDLVTVDDCLLELFGGDSPLSRKNEIYDLIIRINSKLHAELQQMNEHLYDILKWESHQPLILFQFETVHDIISWLRRRFFELSELLYLKRQKQKRGLIHKITEYVKERLDQKITLNEVAAHFGFTPNYLGHLFKAETNQLFSDFLNELRMKRVCELLQDPTKKIYEIADQVGYKNIIYFNRQFKQYAGVSPGEYRKKNKM